In the genome of Nonlabens sp. MB-3u-79, one region contains:
- a CDS encoding glutamine synthetase III, which yields MSTLRFQALKETLNRKEIAVNEPARRSDIFGKNVFGKGAMRQHLNKDAYISVQDAIINGSKIDRNIADHVSTGMKEWAIQNGATHYTHWFQPLTGATAEKHDAFFELEMDGTVIEKFGGGQLVQQEPDASSFPNGGIRNTFEARGYTAWDPTSPAFIMGTTLCIPTVFVAYTGEALDYKTPLLRSLQAVDSAATDVCKYFDKNVSKVVATLGWEQEYFLIDSALADSRPDLQLAGRTLLGHSSAKGQQLDDHYFGAIPTRVLNFMRDMETECMLLGIPVKTRHNEVAPNQFELAPIFEEANLAVDHNSLLMDVMKKVASRHFFKVLFHEKPFAGVNGSGKHNNWSLATNTGVNLLSPGSTPMKNLQFLTFFVNTIKAVHDHEELIRATIASASNDHRLGANEAPPAIISVFIGSQLTRVLDELEKVTDGKLSPEEKTDLKLNVVGKIPEVILDNTDRNRTSPFAFTGNKFELRAVGSTANCANPMTVLNAIVAQQLIEFKAEVDALIKDKKLKKDEAIFNVLREYIKKSKKIRFEGDGYGEAWEKEAKKRGLSNNKTTPNALKAKISKKSIQLFEGLNIMSKVETELRYEIEVEEYALRIQIEGRILGDIARNHVIPTAIKYQNTLIENVVGLKEIFGKDFKKMAKEQMTLIEEISEHIENINKGITEMTEARKKANNAKNAEATAASYCDDVKPYFDVIRYHCDKLELLVDDEIWPLTKYRELLFTR from the coding sequence ATGTCTACATTAAGATTTCAAGCTTTAAAAGAAACACTCAACCGCAAAGAAATTGCTGTTAATGAACCAGCAAGACGAAGCGATATTTTTGGAAAAAACGTCTTTGGCAAAGGTGCGATGCGCCAGCATTTAAACAAAGATGCTTACATAAGCGTACAAGACGCCATCATCAACGGTAGTAAAATTGATCGCAATATTGCAGATCATGTTTCTACAGGAATGAAGGAATGGGCGATCCAAAACGGTGCTACTCATTACACGCACTGGTTCCAGCCTCTAACAGGTGCAACTGCTGAAAAGCACGATGCATTCTTTGAATTAGAAATGGACGGTACCGTAATAGAAAAATTTGGTGGTGGACAACTCGTTCAACAAGAACCAGATGCTTCTTCTTTTCCTAACGGAGGGATCAGAAACACATTTGAAGCTCGTGGTTATACCGCATGGGATCCTACATCTCCAGCTTTTATTATGGGAACTACACTTTGTATTCCTACTGTATTTGTAGCCTATACTGGTGAAGCATTAGACTATAAAACACCTCTTTTAAGATCTTTACAAGCAGTTGACAGCGCAGCAACAGATGTATGTAAGTATTTTGATAAAAATGTATCTAAAGTGGTTGCTACTTTAGGATGGGAACAAGAATATTTCCTAATCGATAGTGCCCTTGCAGACTCTAGACCAGATTTACAATTAGCTGGTCGCACCTTATTAGGTCACTCCTCTGCAAAAGGACAGCAACTAGATGACCACTACTTTGGTGCTATTCCTACACGTGTATTGAACTTTATGCGTGATATGGAAACCGAATGTATGCTTTTAGGTATACCTGTAAAGACACGTCACAATGAAGTAGCTCCTAATCAGTTTGAGTTGGCTCCAATTTTTGAAGAGGCAAACCTTGCTGTAGATCACAACTCTTTACTTATGGATGTGATGAAAAAAGTAGCTTCAAGACACTTTTTCAAAGTATTATTCCATGAGAAGCCATTTGCAGGAGTAAATGGTTCTGGAAAACACAACAACTGGTCACTAGCTACTAATACGGGAGTCAACTTACTTTCACCTGGTAGCACACCTATGAAAAACCTTCAGTTCCTAACCTTCTTTGTCAATACGATTAAAGCGGTTCACGATCATGAAGAATTAATCAGAGCCACTATTGCTAGTGCCTCAAATGACCACAGATTAGGAGCTAATGAAGCACCACCTGCCATTATTTCTGTATTTATCGGCTCTCAGTTAACCAGAGTCCTTGACGAGTTAGAAAAAGTAACTGATGGAAAACTTTCTCCAGAAGAAAAAACAGACCTTAAACTAAACGTAGTAGGTAAAATTCCAGAAGTAATTCTTGATAATACCGACCGTAACCGTACCTCTCCTTTTGCTTTTACAGGAAATAAATTTGAATTACGTGCCGTAGGTTCTACAGCAAACTGTGCTAACCCTATGACCGTTCTTAACGCGATTGTTGCACAACAATTAATCGAGTTTAAAGCCGAAGTAGATGCGCTTATAAAAGACAAAAAACTCAAGAAAGACGAGGCTATCTTTAATGTGCTAAGAGAGTACATCAAGAAATCTAAGAAAATCCGTTTTGAAGGAGATGGATATGGAGAAGCTTGGGAAAAAGAAGCTAAAAAACGTGGTTTAAGTAATAACAAAACAACACCTAACGCTCTTAAGGCTAAAATATCTAAGAAAAGTATCCAACTTTTTGAAGGCTTAAACATTATGAGCAAGGTCGAAACGGAGTTGCGTTATGAAATTGAAGTAGAAGAGTATGCATTACGCATACAGATTGAAGGACGTATTTTAGGAGATATCGCTCGCAACCATGTAATTCCAACAGCCATCAAATATCAAAATACATTGATAGAAAATGTGGTAGGATTGAAAGAGATCTTTGGAAAAGACTTCAAAAAAATGGCCAAAGAACAAATGACTCTTATTGAAGAAATTTCTGAGCATATCGAGAATATCAACAAAGGGATTACAGAAATGACCGAAGCTCGTAAAAAAGCCAACAACGCTAAAAATGCAGAAGCAACTGCCGCTTCTTATTGCGATGATGTGAAGCCGTACTTCGATGTGATACGTTACCACTGTGATAAACTAGAACTACTTGTAGATGATGAAATCTGGCCTTTAACTAAGTACAGAGAATTATTATTCACTAGATAA
- a CDS encoding calcium/sodium antiporter → MSIFYLLIGLVLLVIGGEFLVRSSVGLSLKLHLSRMIIGLTVVSFATSAPELIVSVQSALDGLSGLALGNVIGSNIANIALVLGTTALIAPLAIDKDFFKFNWPWMMGFSILLYILLLSGYNLVRWEGAVLLGAIVVFLILLIRRARKNPEAADVEEELQEAKWWKIFLFLFLGGIALWQGSELLVQGAVDIAAKLGIPESIIAVSMVAIGTSVPELAASIIAALKKEKAISLGNLIGSNIFNIGSVLGITALIQPIQIEEKGMGLLTNDIYWMLGIAFALLPLAFLPKAYRISRYKGVLYLVTYLLFIYSAFSTL, encoded by the coding sequence ATGAGTATATTTTATTTATTAATAGGCTTGGTACTTCTCGTAATAGGTGGTGAATTTTTAGTTCGCTCCTCAGTAGGCCTGTCCTTAAAACTTCATCTTTCAAGAATGATCATTGGCCTTACCGTGGTTTCTTTTGCTACCAGTGCTCCAGAGCTTATTGTAAGTGTACAGTCAGCATTAGACGGATTATCAGGACTTGCTTTAGGAAACGTTATAGGTTCTAACATTGCAAATATTGCACTAGTCTTAGGTACTACTGCTTTAATTGCGCCACTAGCAATTGATAAAGACTTTTTTAAATTCAACTGGCCGTGGATGATGGGTTTCAGTATTCTGTTATATATATTACTTCTTTCAGGATATAATTTAGTACGCTGGGAAGGAGCTGTATTATTAGGTGCTATAGTTGTTTTTCTTATTTTGTTGATTAGAAGAGCTCGCAAAAACCCAGAAGCCGCAGATGTAGAAGAAGAATTACAAGAAGCCAAATGGTGGAAAATTTTTCTATTCTTATTTTTAGGAGGTATTGCATTATGGCAAGGGAGTGAATTACTCGTTCAAGGCGCTGTGGATATAGCTGCTAAATTAGGTATTCCCGAAAGTATTATTGCTGTATCGATGGTCGCCATAGGAACTTCTGTACCAGAACTTGCTGCCTCTATTATAGCAGCATTGAAAAAAGAAAAGGCCATTTCTTTAGGTAACCTAATAGGCTCTAATATATTTAATATAGGTTCTGTATTAGGAATTACGGCCTTGATCCAACCCATACAAATTGAAGAAAAAGGAATGGGCTTGTTAACTAATGATATTTACTGGATGTTGGGTATTGCATTTGCGCTGTTACCCTTGGCTTTTTTACCTAAAGCCTACCGAATCTCTCGGTACAAAGGAGTCCTTTATTTAGTAACCTACTTACTTTTTATCTACTCGGCTTTCTCTACCCTATAA
- a CDS encoding AIR synthase related protein: MSQDISKRYAQRGVSAGKEDVHNAIKNVDKGLFPQAFCKIVPDSLTGSEEHCLIMHADGAGTKSSLAYMYWKETGDVSVWKGIAQDALIMNVDDLLCVGATDNILLSSTIGRNKNLITGEVISAIINGTEELIADLKKHGVEIISTGGETADVGDLVRTIIVDSTVTARMKRSDVVDNANIKAGDVIVGLSSSGQASYETEYNGGMGSNGLTSARHDVFNKSLKEKYPASYDAAVPEELVYSGSKNLTDSVEGSPLDAGKLVLSPTRTYAPIIKKILSEVNREDLHGMVHCSGGAQTKILHFVKDLHIIKDDMFELPPLFKMIQKESGTDWKEMYQVFNMGHRMELYVNESIAQEIIAISKSFHVDAKIIGRVEAASSKKLTIDSEFGVFEY; the protein is encoded by the coding sequence ATGAGCCAAGACATTTCTAAAAGATATGCGCAGCGCGGTGTGAGTGCTGGCAAAGAAGACGTACATAATGCGATCAAGAACGTAGATAAAGGATTATTCCCACAAGCCTTTTGTAAAATTGTCCCTGATTCATTGACTGGGTCAGAAGAGCATTGTTTGATCATGCATGCAGATGGTGCTGGGACGAAGTCCAGCCTGGCCTATATGTACTGGAAAGAAACTGGTGATGTCTCGGTATGGAAAGGAATCGCTCAAGACGCCTTGATTATGAATGTAGACGACCTGCTTTGTGTGGGAGCTACAGATAATATTTTACTTTCTAGCACCATAGGAAGAAATAAAAACTTGATAACAGGAGAAGTTATTTCGGCCATTATCAATGGAACAGAAGAGCTCATAGCCGATCTTAAAAAACACGGTGTAGAAATTATCTCTACCGGTGGTGAGACTGCAGACGTTGGGGATCTCGTAAGAACCATTATCGTAGATTCTACAGTTACCGCTCGTATGAAACGCTCTGACGTAGTAGATAATGCCAACATAAAAGCTGGAGACGTCATTGTAGGATTGTCCAGCTCTGGACAAGCTTCTTATGAAACGGAGTACAATGGCGGTATGGGGTCAAATGGTCTTACCAGCGCAAGGCATGACGTTTTTAATAAAAGCCTTAAAGAAAAATACCCAGCCAGTTATGACGCAGCCGTTCCTGAAGAACTGGTATACTCCGGTTCTAAAAACTTAACCGATTCCGTAGAAGGAAGCCCGCTGGATGCTGGTAAACTGGTCTTATCTCCTACTCGTACCTATGCGCCTATCATCAAAAAGATTCTAAGCGAGGTTAACCGAGAAGATCTACACGGAATGGTACATTGTTCTGGTGGTGCGCAAACTAAGATTTTGCATTTTGTAAAAGACTTACACATCATTAAGGATGATATGTTTGAACTACCGCCATTGTTTAAAATGATTCAAAAGGAATCAGGAACAGATTGGAAAGAAATGTATCAGGTATTCAACATGGGCCACCGTATGGAGCTCTATGTAAATGAATCTATCGCACAAGAAATTATAGCGATCTCCAAATCTTTTCACGTAGATGCAAAAATCATAGGTCGTGTGGAAGCTGCAAGCTCTAAGAAACTGACTATTGACAGTGAGTTTGGAGTTTTTGAGTATTAG